The following proteins are encoded in a genomic region of Amphiura filiformis chromosome 18, Afil_fr2py, whole genome shotgun sequence:
- the LOC140139766 gene encoding solute carrier family 35 member G1-like, translating into MGPSWCIRWLHGCVVKWRGAVRFHFQPDQISVSDDEVINIAPDPEAEQQQNNVNNENTELTKYQKCFRRFTSHIGLYYALISSVFFAITTIFVKMLTGEINSAEILFWRFLFMVILIIPPLVYTRPVILVAKKQLFLLLLRTGAGATSLGLFYSACQMMAVGDASAIFFCNPIFTVIFACILLKEGCSIWDVLLCILSICGVFLVTRPPFIFHNKNKEEDSNKGQLLGSLLALSAALFAAIAFITLRKIGKSVHYLTTIFYYALFTTILTAILISSLQWWTLPNCGRDRLLLFGIGAFSFLGQIFLTRAFQTEKAGYVSVMRTNDVTVAFIMQFIVFGTKPFWTSIVGAVLIVLSSMGINVRKWLARKDESSNQGDDDHGNSNHDNKYEEEMLDDDHNNDDSQETQGEE; encoded by the exons ATGGGACCTTCGTGGTGCATCAGGTGGCTACATGGATGCGTTGTCAAGTGGCGAGGAGCTGTTAGATTTCACTTCCAACCAGACCAGATTAGTGTAAGCGATGACGAAGTTATCAACATCGCACCGGATCCGGAAGCCGAACagcaacaaaataatgtaaacaatgAGAATACCGAGTTGACAAAATACCAGAAATGTTTTAGACGATTCACAAGCCATATTGGATTATATTACGCTTTAATCTCCTCCGTGTTTTTCGCTATCACAACGATATTTGTGAAAATGCTCACCGGGGAAATCAACAGCGCAGAAATTTTATTTTGGCGTTTTCTTTTTATGGTGATCCTAATCATACCACCATTGGTGTACACAAGACCAGTGATACTAGTGGCCAAGAAACAGCTATTTCTACTATTACTGAGGACTGGTGCAGGTGCCACATCTTTAGGGTTATTTTACTCTGCATGCCAGATGATGGCCGTGGGAGATGCCAGCGCCATTTTCTTCTGTAATCCAATCTTTACTGTCATCTTTGCTTGCATTCTGCTGAAAGAAG GTTGCAGTATATGGGATGTCCTATTATGCATACTCTCAATATGTGGAGTGTTTCTAGTCACTCGACCACCTTTCATATTCCACAATAAGAACAAGGAAGAAGACTCCAACAAGGGCCAGTTACTTGGGTCTTTGCTGGCTCTATCCGCCGCATTATTTGCGGCCATCGCTTTCATCACCTTACGCAAAATCGGTAAAAGCGTTCACTATCTCACAACCATATTTTATTATGCACTCTTCACAACAATCCTCACTGCCATCTTAATCTCATCACTCCAGTGGTGGACTCTTCCCAATTGCGGACGAGACAGGCTGTTACTTTTTGGAATAGGAGCGTTCAGTTTTCTTGGACAGATATTCCTCACAAGGGCATTCCAGACCGAAAAAGCCGGGTATGTGTCGGTGATGAGGACAAATGATGTCACTGTAGCATTCATCATGCAGTTTATAGTGTTCGGAACAAAGCCATTTTGGACGTCGATTGTTGGTGCTGTTCTGATTGTGTTGTCATCTATGGGGATTAATGTACGGAAGTGGTTGGCCAGGAAGGATGAGAGCAGTAACCAAGGTGATGATGACCATGGTAACAGTAACCATGATAATAAATATGAGGAGGAGATGTTGGATGATGATCATAATAATGATGATAGCCAAGAGACACAAGGTGAAGAATAA